One Deltaproteobacteria bacterium DNA segment encodes these proteins:
- a CDS encoding SDR family oxidoreductase has protein sequence MSKRKLERVLVTGGAGFIGSHLCRRLLAEGCEVIVFDNLLTGNIENIQPLLGQAKFSFEHYDVTNYLHVNGELDAILHFASPASPADFERLPIQILKVGSLGTHKALGLAKAKGARFLLASTSECYGDPLVSPQPESYYGNVNPVGIRGVYDEAKRFAEAMTMAYHRHHGVDIRIVRIFNTFGPRMQVNDGRAIPNFFTQAIRGEDLTVYGDGSQTRSIIYVDDLVEGIWRLLNSSYVGPMNIGSQAEVSMLELAQRINTMCGGKSKIAHKPLPPDDPKTRRPDSTLAKRELGWEPRVPVEEGLRRTRDYFYDALGVPRPNA, from the coding sequence ATGTCGAAGCGGAAACTCGAGCGCGTGCTCGTCACGGGTGGCGCCGGCTTCATCGGCTCGCACCTGTGTCGGCGCCTGCTCGCGGAGGGCTGCGAGGTCATCGTCTTCGACAACCTGCTCACCGGGAACATCGAGAACATCCAGCCCCTGCTCGGCCAGGCGAAGTTTTCGTTCGAGCACTACGACGTCACGAACTACCTGCACGTGAACGGCGAGCTCGACGCGATCCTCCACTTCGCTTCGCCCGCGAGCCCCGCGGACTTCGAGCGCCTCCCGATCCAGATCCTGAAGGTGGGCTCGCTCGGCACGCACAAGGCGCTCGGCCTCGCCAAAGCGAAGGGCGCGCGCTTCCTGCTCGCAAGCACGAGCGAGTGCTACGGCGATCCCCTCGTCTCGCCCCAGCCCGAGAGTTATTACGGAAACGTCAACCCCGTCGGCATCCGCGGCGTGTACGACGAGGCCAAGCGCTTCGCCGAGGCGATGACGATGGCGTACCACCGCCACCACGGCGTCGACATCCGCATCGTGCGCATCTTCAACACCTTCGGCCCGCGCATGCAGGTGAACGACGGCCGCGCGATCCCGAACTTCTTCACGCAGGCGATCCGCGGCGAGGACCTCACCGTCTACGGCGACGGCTCGCAGACGCGCTCGATCATCTACGTGGACGACCTCGTGGAAGGCATCTGGCGGCTCCTCAACTCGAGCTACGTCGGGCCCATGAACATCGGCAGCCAGGCCGAGGTCTCGATGCTCGAGCTCGCGCAGCGCATCAACACGATGTGCGGCGGCAAGAGCAAGATCGCCCACAAGCCCCTGCCGCCCGACGACCCGAAGACGCGCCGCCCCGACTCGACGCTCGCCAAACGCGAGCTGGGCTGGGAGCCGCGCGTGCCGGTGGAAGAGGGCCTGCGCCGCACGCGCGATTACTTCTACGACGCCCTCGGCGTGCCGCGTCCGAACGCCTAA
- the rfbD gene encoding dTDP-4-dehydrorhamnose reductase, which translates to MYLITGGSGQLGSALQRVLGSRGERFAAPSHAELDVCDAEAVARAFARHAPRVVVNCAALTKVDTCERDPQLAERANAEAPARLAAACAKSGAKLLQLSTDYVFAGDASRPIREDDAPAPRSVYGRTKLGGERAALAAPGALVVRTSWVYGRGRNFPAAILAQAREGKPLRVVADQRGRPTYASDLAEAIVALVAAGASGAVNFANDGEATWLEFARAVLDSCGFADRPIEPLTTEQLGLPAPRPAYSVLDLGKAKSLGVTPRHWREALAAYLSSPDAPNR; encoded by the coding sequence GTGTACCTAATCACCGGCGGATCGGGGCAGCTCGGCAGCGCCCTGCAGCGGGTGCTCGGCTCGCGCGGTGAGCGCTTCGCGGCGCCCTCGCACGCGGAGCTGGACGTGTGCGACGCCGAGGCCGTCGCGCGCGCGTTCGCCCGGCACGCGCCGCGCGTCGTCGTGAACTGCGCGGCGCTCACCAAGGTGGACACGTGCGAGCGCGACCCGCAGCTCGCCGAGCGGGCGAACGCCGAGGCGCCCGCACGCCTCGCGGCGGCATGCGCGAAGAGCGGCGCAAAGCTCTTGCAGCTCTCGACGGACTACGTGTTCGCCGGTGACGCGTCGCGGCCCATTCGCGAGGACGACGCGCCGGCGCCGCGTTCGGTGTACGGGCGCACGAAGCTCGGGGGCGAGCGGGCCGCGCTCGCGGCGCCGGGCGCGCTCGTCGTGCGTACGAGCTGGGTGTACGGGCGTGGGCGCAACTTCCCCGCCGCGATCCTCGCGCAAGCGCGCGAGGGCAAGCCGCTGCGCGTCGTCGCGGACCAGCGCGGCCGCCCCACGTACGCGAGCGATCTCGCCGAGGCGATCGTCGCCCTCGTCGCCGCGGGCGCGAGCGGCGCCGTGAATTTCGCCAATGACGGCGAGGCCACTTGGCTCGAGTTTGCGCGCGCCGTTCTCGACTCTTGCGGCTTCGCCGATCGGCCGATTGAGCCTCTCACGACCGAGCAGCTCGGGCTGCCTGCGCCGCGCCCGGCCTACTCGGTCCTCGATCTCGGCAAAGCGAAGTCGCTCGGCGTGACGCCTCGCCACTGGCGCGAGGCGCTCGCCGCGTACCTCTCCTCGCCGGACGCACCGAATCGTTAG
- the lepA gene encoding elongation factor 4 encodes MDPARIRNFCIIAHIDHGKSTLADRLLEATGTLSEREKKAQFLDKMELEQERGITIKAQTARMKFTARDGVEYVLNLIDTPGHVDFSYEVSRALHACEGAILVVDASQGIEAQTLANAYLALDANLAIVAVANKIDLPAADADRAAQEIEDVIGLEAEGVLPISAKTGQGVREVLERIVEVVPPPKGDPATPRPSALIFDAWFDPYMGVAVLVRVQEGTLKRGDLALLMADKVEHEINELDVLDPHPRKVDQLAAGEVGIVFCGIKSLDEVHIGDTVTLARSPAAQPLAGFREVKPMVFMGLYPTDPDGYAPLKAALEKLRLNDSSFRYEPETSAALGFGFRCGFLGFLHGEIIQERLEREYNLSLITTSPTVRYRVVKTDGETFEIESPAALPDPGVLDHVEEPVILATIHTPNDYVGPIMALCQDRRGVQRDISVHGSRVQIRYELPLAEVVSDFHDKIKSVTRGYGSYDYDLIGYQPADLIKLDILVNGDAVDALSLIVHREKAHTRGNELAVKLKEFIPRQQYEVAIQAAIGSKVIARTTVKALRKNVTAKCYGGDITRKRKLLEKQKEGKKRMKRVGSVEIPQEAFLAALRLGDE; translated from the coding sequence ATGGATCCCGCCCGCATCAGAAACTTCTGCATCATCGCGCACATCGACCACGGCAAGTCGACGCTCGCGGATCGCCTGCTCGAAGCGACCGGCACGCTCAGCGAGCGCGAGAAGAAGGCGCAGTTCCTCGACAAGATGGAGCTCGAGCAAGAGCGCGGCATCACGATCAAGGCGCAGACCGCGCGCATGAAGTTCACCGCGCGCGACGGCGTCGAGTACGTCCTCAACCTGATCGACACGCCGGGACACGTCGATTTCTCGTACGAAGTCTCGCGCGCGCTGCACGCCTGCGAGGGCGCGATCCTGGTGGTCGACGCATCGCAGGGCATCGAGGCGCAGACGCTCGCGAACGCCTACCTCGCGCTCGACGCCAACCTCGCGATCGTCGCCGTCGCGAACAAGATCGACCTGCCCGCGGCGGACGCGGACCGCGCCGCGCAAGAGATCGAGGACGTGATCGGTCTCGAGGCCGAGGGCGTGCTGCCGATCAGCGCGAAGACGGGGCAGGGCGTGCGCGAGGTGCTGGAGCGCATCGTCGAGGTGGTGCCGCCGCCGAAGGGCGACCCCGCGACGCCGCGGCCGAGCGCGCTGATCTTCGACGCGTGGTTCGACCCGTACATGGGCGTTGCGGTTCTCGTGCGCGTGCAGGAAGGCACGCTGAAGCGCGGCGATCTCGCGCTGCTGATGGCCGACAAGGTCGAGCACGAGATCAACGAGCTCGACGTGCTCGACCCGCATCCGCGCAAGGTCGACCAGCTCGCCGCGGGCGAAGTGGGCATCGTGTTCTGCGGCATCAAGTCGCTCGACGAGGTGCACATCGGCGACACCGTCACGCTCGCGCGCTCGCCCGCAGCGCAGCCGCTGGCCGGCTTCCGTGAAGTGAAGCCGATGGTGTTCATGGGCCTCTACCCCACGGATCCCGACGGCTACGCGCCGCTCAAGGCAGCGCTCGAGAAGCTGCGCCTCAACGACTCCTCGTTCCGCTACGAGCCCGAGACCAGCGCCGCGCTCGGCTTCGGCTTCCGCTGCGGCTTCCTCGGCTTCCTGCACGGCGAGATCATCCAGGAGCGGCTCGAGCGCGAGTACAACCTCTCGCTCATCACGACCTCGCCCACCGTGCGGTACCGCGTGGTGAAGACCGACGGCGAGACGTTCGAGATCGAGTCGCCCGCCGCGCTACCGGACCCCGGCGTGCTCGATCACGTCGAGGAGCCGGTGATCCTCGCGACGATCCACACGCCGAACGACTACGTCGGCCCGATCATGGCGCTGTGCCAGGACCGCCGCGGCGTGCAGCGCGACATCTCCGTGCACGGCTCGCGCGTGCAGATTCGCTACGAGCTGCCGCTCGCCGAGGTCGTGAGCGACTTCCACGACAAGATCAAGAGCGTGACGCGCGGCTACGGCTCCTACGACTACGACCTGATCGGCTACCAGCCGGCCGACCTCATCAAGCTCGACATTCTCGTGAACGGAGATGCGGTGGACGCACTCTCATTGATCGTGCATCGCGAGAAGGCGCATACCCGCGGAAACGAGCTCGCCGTGAAGCTCAAGGAGTTCATCCCGCGCCAGCAGTACGAGGTGGCGATTCAGGCCGCGATCGGCTCGAAGGTGATCGCACGCACGACGGTGAAGGCGCTGCGCAAGAACGTCACGGCGAAGTGTTATGGCGGCGACATCACCCGCAAGCGCAAGCTGCTCGAGAAGCAGAAAGAGGGCAAGAAGCGCATGAAGCGCGTGGGCTCGGTCGAGATTCCGCAGGAAGCGTTCCTCGCGGCGCTGCGGCTCGGGGACGAGTAG
- a CDS encoding SPOR domain-containing protein, which produces MSETQAKRAGTSWIATIGGALLLMVAGFGVGLLAPAIWDASLVADHVSGKTTEVPLPEKAPVREQVADAGDSERAPAASEPATPAVSAPPPSGGFAVQVGAFATQGAAYDLAAELKQLGHPAYVADQGGNGARFKVRVGPISTRADADTLADKLKREQRLPTWVLARESS; this is translated from the coding sequence ATGAGCGAGACGCAGGCGAAGCGCGCGGGCACGAGCTGGATCGCGACGATCGGGGGCGCGCTGCTGCTGATGGTCGCGGGCTTCGGCGTCGGCCTGCTCGCGCCCGCGATCTGGGACGCCTCGCTCGTCGCCGATCACGTGAGCGGCAAGACCACCGAGGTGCCGCTGCCGGAGAAGGCGCCGGTGCGCGAGCAGGTCGCGGACGCGGGCGACTCCGAGCGCGCGCCTGCCGCGAGCGAGCCGGCGACGCCCGCGGTCTCGGCACCGCCGCCGAGCGGCGGATTCGCGGTGCAAGTCGGCGCGTTCGCGACGCAGGGTGCGGCATACGATCTCGCGGCGGAGCTGAAGCAGCTCGGGCACCCGGCCTACGTCGCGGATCAAGGCGGCAATGGCGCGCGCTTCAAAGTGCGCGTGGGTCCGATCTCGACGCGCGCGGACGCCGACACCCTCGCGGACAAGCTGAAGCGCGAGCAGCGCCTGCCGACGTGGGTGCTGGCGCGCGAGTCGAGCTGA
- the lepB gene encoding signal peptidase I, translating to MAAAANPAPASRSQRAAIALAASVPLLAALAIRAFALEPFQVASDSMLPTLEAGDRLFVNKLVAPERGEVVVFERAGERFVKRVVALPGERVAVRNGRVFVNGVAAEEWRTGTLRVDRAGRALAGLRERIGGIEHAVLDDPEAQRSDCEEVVPDGHYFVLGDNRDHSADSRNFGAIPREAIVGVVATLLGDGPRFETSGAGDE from the coding sequence GTGGCCGCCGCCGCGAATCCGGCGCCCGCTTCGCGCTCGCAGCGCGCCGCGATCGCGCTCGCGGCGTCCGTCCCGCTCCTCGCGGCGCTCGCGATCCGCGCCTTCGCGCTCGAGCCGTTCCAAGTCGCTTCCGACTCGATGCTTCCGACGCTCGAAGCCGGTGATCGCCTGTTCGTGAACAAGCTCGTCGCGCCCGAGCGCGGCGAAGTGGTGGTGTTCGAGCGCGCGGGCGAGCGCTTCGTGAAGCGCGTCGTCGCGCTGCCGGGCGAGCGCGTCGCCGTGCGCAACGGGCGCGTGTTCGTGAACGGCGTCGCGGCCGAGGAGTGGCGCACCGGCACGCTGCGCGTCGACCGCGCGGGGCGCGCCCTCGCGGGCCTGCGCGAGCGCATCGGCGGCATCGAGCACGCCGTGCTCGACGACCCGGAGGCGCAGCGCAGCGACTGCGAGGAAGTCGTGCCCGATGGCCACTACTTCGTGCTGGGCGACAACCGCGACCACAGCGCCGACAGCCGGAACTTCGGCGCGATTCCGCGCGAGGCGATCGTGGGCGTGGTGGCGACGTTGTTAGGGGACGGGCCGCGCTTCGAGACGAGCGGAGCAGGGGACGAATGA